GATTTGGGTTCATGTCCAACCTACTGCTCTCAACAAACTCACCATTTCtaaccgggagcaccccacaatccttgccatttcagagttgctctgacccagtcgtctggccataacaattggGCCCTtgttagcaagcaagcaagtttattactataacacaattcatacatagaagaaatgcaatgtgctttacaaggaaaaagagaaatatatatagaaaaatacaatagcataaaaacaaatactcaaatgaaaacatcaaatccacatcataataataaaacctagaataagaaaatagcaATAGTTAAAACCGGAGAAGACCATAGTacgctataaaagctgtaaggctaaacaatgCGGTTAagtaggcatgtgaaaagagaaatgttttcaaCCTGAACTGATGCGTTTGgggtctaagatcttctggtactTTTGTTAGTCGCTCAGGTCTGTACTCCTGCACATCTCTCCTGCATCCCATAAGTTGACTAGAAACAATGACAGTTctcttaccatctaatctacccagaccttgacatgtgcccttgttaggagatgatcaacattattcgcttcacctgtgagcagtcataatgttttggctcatcagtgtaaatTCATTAATTTACTAATCTTAATCTGCATAAAGGCTTAAATTGTCTTGAGGGGCGTTGTGATGTCTTCCACTAAGctactgtcagaaacagaatgACAAAACTAATCTGATTGGTCTACTGCTACTCTGTCATACAAGTTAAACTCCTCCCAGAAATGCCAGTTGCAGGCAATCACTATTGTTGCCTCTATTTAGATTTCAATGCTACCCTTCCTCTTTGTTGCAGGGGTCACCGAGAGTAGGACTACCTGCAATGGTCTCGTTCAAACTTCCACCAGGAGGCCCCCATTAAGATGACACAGCCAACCCCTGAAAGGGGGTTCTGTGATTGGCTATTCCCTTCTCCTCTTTGTACTGTAATAAAGCACTGTCCAATGCCCCAAACACTTCTTCTGTGTCCATTCCCTCCGTCTTAACCCCACTATGCAtcataacataataataataataagcatgATTTGGCTCCAGATTGCAAAATTGCAGCTTTTCATGTGTCTTGAAATCCTAGGGGAGGACGTGATACATGTGGAAACTGATAAATGTTATGCTGCATTGAACAACAAGATGGAGACAGCCCTTCTGAAAGAGGGTTCATCCCAGAGAAGATGTTGAATGGCGACAACCTCCTTTCACCTACCAAACACTATATCAAGCACACAGATGTTATGATGACTGTTCTCTGCTAGGAGTCTGGATCTGAAAATAAACCTTAGTTATTGCCCTAATAGTGGTGATAAGTATTTTCTCTGACCTATCCCGTTTTGATAGATGACCAACAGGGTTTTGCAGAGGCCATATCTTAAACCCCAACAAAACAGGAAGCCCTGGATGGACACTTAGGAAAACCCATGGGAAGAATAACCATGGGAAGATACTTCTATTAGATTTGatttaaacaacaatgacattgttTCACAGCGTTTTCTGCTCATCTCTACTTAGCGTGCAAGTCATTCTGGAATTCTGACTGCCTCCATGCTAGCTTGCCGGTATGGGTGTTTGTAAGTGGTTTGACCACTCTGACTGGACCGTTTTTTTAAGGTCCTGAAGAATGGGGACATACTGCAAGTAATATGAGTTTGTATAGGGTTTGTGTTGACATGTTGAAGGATggaaatataacatttttgcaTTCTAATGAAAGATAATATGATTGTAATAACAATGGAATTATAGTGATTCACAAACTGCTGTGCCCATCAATTATTTTGGGTTCATACAAAagtgaacatgacaaaagtGAATCATAAAATGCAGCATTTATTTTGGTCGAACGGAGGCCAGGCAAGATTCTTTTGTCAATTGGAGAAGCTGCACATTCTCTTTCATCTGTATCACTAAGAGACACAATTATCGCTCCTCAAGCCTATAGACAATGGCAGATGGGAGCAAGCAATATCTCAGGGAGTTCCTGGTTTCTAAATTCTACACAAGTCACTTACTATCTGTTAGAATGATAAAACAAGTGTTCACTAGTCTAGTGTAGGAACTCATTTTGCCATCTATAtggctttttatttatttatttatttccaaaatggccacccaaaagtgaaaatgaaagGTAACAGTGTCATTTTCTTAGAATGGGAGAATTAGGTTTGAACACTACAGTAACTGTTTTTGCAGTAATTAATCTAACTTCCACAAGGTGGTGCAACATTAGAGCTGTATAAAGTGAACTGTCCCTGTTTCCATCTGTTGAGTTGTCATTGATCAGGCAAGGAGAAAAAAGACTGACAATGATTATTGATAtggaacttttttttatttgttagcaAAGTAATTCATGTTGACCCATATCACAAAAGGCATAAGcagtaacaacaacaacaatatagATATCTCAAATACAATCTGTTTAGAAGATTAAATGCAAGAAATGCATGAagactgtgttaaactgacttgaTCCACAGGTTTGCTTTAACATGTTACATGGTATTTGTGTTGTTGTGCTATCTTGTACTAAGCTATGTATTGCTACGCTAATTTGACAGGTATACTGATCACCTGGCATACAGAAAATGAAACCCCTGATCTCATTGGTATGCCAGGTACAAGGGGGTGCCATTGTTGTCTGTATTCAGATTTTTTCCAATGACATGGATGCCAGCCTTTTCATAAGGACTCACTTCTTGTTGAATGATTacagtgatggtctggatggCATGGTCTGAACCCTTCTTGTACCAGGCATTTATCGGGGGGCCTCCTGTTCCTTCATTGAGATTAACACCAACACAGGTATAACCCTGTATCTGAAGGctttcctcttcctcattgTTAGTGGAGACATCCAGGAGATTGATGGTTTGGGACTGTGTTAGAGAATGACGATACCAAAGAAAGATAGAGCGTTCTCCTGCATCTCGATTCACATTTTCATCCACACGGGTGTAGCCCTGGGAAAAATACTCGTTATCAAATGCAAAAGAGGTAGTTGCCTTGATGTCAGAGatgtacattttcttctctttcttcaccCAAACATGGATCCAGTTGTCGTTAGCATTGCGATTCAGGTCACACGCCAGTCGTTCCCAGCCTTTCTGGTAAATTTGGGCTTCATCTGTTGCATCTGTGGTGACCTTAAGTTCCACTATAGGGTTGTCATACTCAGTTGTACCTTTGTAGCACCAGAGAAAGATGTTATCTCCTCCAGCCCCTGCATTGAGGTCTTTATCCACCTTATGGTAACCTGCGTTCCTCAAACCAATTTGCATTTCATCTGTGAATGTAACCTGCAATCTGGTGATGGGATTGCTGCTTCCCTTCTTGTACCAGAGGTAAATATTATTTCCTCCAGCACCTTTGTTCAGATTAACATTGATTATTTTGAAACTTTGGTTTCTTAGGCATTGCTCCTGTTCAGGATTAATGGAAAC
This portion of the Esox lucius isolate fEsoLuc1 chromosome 13, fEsoLuc1.pri, whole genome shotgun sequence genome encodes:
- the LOC114840655 gene encoding uncharacterized protein LOC114840655, giving the protein MPYITDIDVSINPEQEQCLRNQSFKIINVNLNKGAGGNNIYLWYKKGSSNPITRLQVTFTDEMQIGLRNAGYHKVDKDLNAGAGGDNIFLWCYKGTTEYDNPIVELKVTTDATDEAQIYQKGWERLACDLNRNANDNWIHVWVKKEKKMYISDIKATTSFAFDNEYFSQGYTRVDENVNRDAGERSIFLWYRHSLTQSQTINLLDVSTNNEEEESLQIQGYTCVGVNLNEGTGGPPINAWYKKGSDHAIQTITVIIQQEVSPYEKAGIHVIGKNLNTDNNGTPLYLAYQ